The region GGTGATCGCAGGTGGGGTGAGCGCCAACAAAGCGCTGCGTACTTCGTTGGAGGAGATGCTCGCCAGCCTCAAGGGCAATGTGTACTACGCTCGCCCGCAGTTTTGCACCGATAATGGCGCAATGATCGCCTATGCCGGTTGCCAGCGACTGGCGGCGGGGCAGCAGGAAAGCCTTGCTATCAGCGTGCAGGCACGTTGGCCAATGGAGCAGTTGGCGCCGCTGTGATGAGCCTCGCTCATGCAGATGATTCAGAAATGCCGTTCGCGGCCGGCAAAAAGGTCGCGTAAATTGCCGCGGTGTCGCCAGACAATCAGTACCGTCAGCACACTGATTGGCAAGAGCGCCTCAGGTTCGCGCCAGGCCAGCAATGGTAGCGTCAGCGGTGTGGCGATCAGCGCGGCCAGGGAGCTGGTACGGGTCAGGTAGAACGTCAGCAGCCAAGCGCTCACAGCCAATAGCGCTGCTGGCGGGTACAGGCCCAGAAGGAGGCCGGCGGCTGTGGCTACACCTTTGCCGCCACGAAAGCAGAAGTACACCGGAAACAAATGGCCGATGACCGCACACAAGCCAATCCAGGCCTGTTGTTGCAGATCAAGGCCGGCATAATTGGCAATTAGCACGGGCAATACGCCCTTGCACAAATCGCCAAGCAGGGTCAGGACCGCGAGCTTGCGGCCGGCCAG is a window of Pseudomonas sp. DG56-2 DNA encoding:
- the plsY gene encoding glycerol-3-phosphate 1-O-acyltransferase PlsY, whose translation is MFWLLALLAYLLGSLSFAILLSRLNGSPDPRMSGSGNAGATNMLRLAGRKLAVLTLLGDLCKGVLPVLIANYAGLDLQQQAWIGLCAVIGHLFPVYFCFRGGKGVATAAGLLLGLYPPAALLAVSAWLLTFYLTRTSSLAALIATPLTLPLLAWREPEALLPISVLTVLIVWRHRGNLRDLFAGRERHF